In Xiphophorus couchianus chromosome 24, X_couchianus-1.0, whole genome shotgun sequence, a single genomic region encodes these proteins:
- the rapgef3 gene encoding rap guanine nucleotide exchange factor 3 isoform X3 → MENLVKSICSPPRRRTPEIGETPLPEALDPKGTMKQFLSDRVVKAARSVYSVMIEKNPGLIRDRKHHLKTHRQCCSGKELVDWLMKQNECLQSRSQAVGMWQVLVDEGILVHVKQDPNFLDKDTQFYRFQDSEFGLNHVSNEKDLEDELHEALSLLSQLGPDALLTMILRKCPSQRSAEDIEVIYEELLHVKAAAHLSSSVRKELAAVLVFESHVKSGTVLFSQGDKGTSWYIIWKGSVNVITHGKGIVTTLHEGEDFGQLALLNDAPRAATIILREDNCHFLRVDKQDFIRILKDVEANTVRLEEHGKTVLVLEKSADGNGQGGAAANSRYTVMSGTPEKILEHLLDTLKLDSNGNDPIDPCVSDFLLTHKVFMPSSQLCLALQHHYQAELSKGSDQEKTAYILNTKQKVVKLIAQWVALYGLLLKEDPEVGDFLEQKLKKEVAADYRLSSILKEQFRERRRTKVMENGYQSLSRNHQFDWFSSCEEPVGRLQPIKEQDKVLYEIYKADSKALSLMLPISSSVQEVMSAIVKSDGDHVLVKMNSSGERAQLKLDATAVYTALGLNERLFICTSSEVEQLRPLKDQQGPEQATTDLIEQMSSKDIATELTNYDWELFTAMHEVELVYYIFGRHKFPGATTANLERFVRHFNVVQHWVVTELCLCEDLVKRAILLKKFIKIASVLKEQRNLNSFFAVMFGLSNSAVQRLYKTWERIPSKTKRIYCAYERLMDPSRNHRAYRLAVAKLSAPYIPFMPLLLKDMTFIHEGNPNYVDKLVNFEKMRMLAKTVKIVRGCRSQPYVPSSPQRGLADRMFLDGPATRLSTYSDHAFPLRSPSNIRHYIQNLKVIDNQRKLTQLSRTIEC, encoded by the exons TTTCTTTCAGATCGTGTCGTAAAAGCTGCGAGGTCGGTGTACAGCGTTATGATCGAGAAGAACCCTGGCCTGATCCGAGACAGGAAGCATCACCTGAAAACACACAG GCAGTGCTGCTCAGGGAAGGAGTTGGTTGACTGGCTGATGAAACAGAATGAATGCCTGCAGTCAAGAAGTCAGGCTGTTGGAATGTGGCAGGTCTTGGTGGACGAGGGAATCCTCGTTCATG TGAAACAGGATCCGAACTTCCTTGACAAGGACACACAGTTCTACCGGTTCCAGGACTCGGAGTTTGGCCTGAACCATGTCTCCAACGAGAAGGACTTGGAGGACGAGCTGCATGAAGCTCTGTCCCTGCTGTCTCAGCTGGGCCCCGATGCGCTGCTCACCATGATTCTACGCAAATG tcCCAGTCAGAGGAGCGCCGAGGACATCGAGGTCATCTATGAGGAGCTGCTCCATGTGAAAGCCGCTGCTCATCTCTCGTCTTCA GTGCGGAAGGAGCTGGCCGCAGTGCTGGTGTTTGAATCCCACGTCAAGTCTGGAACAGTCT TGTTCAGTCAGGGGGATAAAGGAACCTCCTGGTACATCATCTGGAAAGGCTCGGTGAACGTGATCACACATGGAAAG GGCATCGTGACCACGCTGCATGAGGGCGAGGACTTTGGGCAGCTAGCTTTGCTGAACGATGCGCCGCGTGCCGCCACCATCATCCTGAGAGAGGACAACTGCCACTTCCTCCGTGTTGACAAACAGGATTTCATTCGAATCCTTAAG GATGTGGAGGCTAACACGGTGCGACTGGAGGAGCATGGGAAGACCGTCCTTGTGTTGGAGAAGAGCGCAGACGGCAATGGTCAGGGGGGAGCTGCAGCCAACAGCAG ATACACAGTTATGTCAGGAACACCTGAAAAAATCCTGGAACATCTACTGGACACACTGAAGCTGGATTCCAATGGAAATGATCCTATAG ATCCCTGCGTGAGCGACTTCCTGCTCACACATAAAGTCTTCATGCCGTCCAGCCAGCTGTGCTTAGCTTTGCAGCATCA TTACCAGGCAGAGTTGTCCAAAGGCTCAGATCAGGAGAAGACTGCTTACATCTTAAACACCAAACAGAAGGTAGTGAAGTTGATTGCCCAGTGGGTGGCGCTGTACGGCCTTCTGCTGAAAGAAGATCCAGAAGTTGGGGACTTTCTGGAG CAGAAACTGAAAAAGGAGGTTGCAGCTGATTATCGTTTGTCCAGCATCCTGAAGGAACAGTTTagggaaagaagaagaacaaaagt GATGGAGAACGGCTATCAGTCGCTGAGCAGg AATCACCAGTTTGATTGGTTTTCAAGCTGTGAGGAGCCAGTTGGGAGGCTGCAGCCAATCAAAGAACAGGATAAAG TGTTATATGAGATTTACAAGGCAGACAGCAAAGCTCTCTCCTTGATGCTCCCCATAAGCTCATCTGttcaggaagtgatgtcagcaATAGTCAAATCAGACGGAGATCATGTTCTGGTCAAAATGAACTCCAGTGGAG AAAGAGCGCAATTAAAGCTGGATGCAACTGCAGTCTACACTGCTCTAGGCCTCAATGAGAGACTGTTCATCTGTACAAGCAGCGAAGTGGAACAACTG CGGCCACTGAAGGATCAGCAGGGCCCAGAACAGGCAACGACTGACCTCATTGAGCAGATGAGTTCCAAAGACATTGCCACAGAACTGACTAACTATGACTGGGAACTGTTTACTGCCATGCATGAG GTGGAGCTCGTCTACTACATATTTGGTCGCCATAAATTCCCAGGTGCCACCACAGCCAACCTGGAGCGGTTTGTGCGGCACTTTAATGTGGTCCAGCACTGGGTGGTGACTGAGCTGTGCCTCTGTGAGGACCTGGTGAAACGGGCCATTCTGCTCAAGAAGTTTATCAAAATCGCCTCAGT GTTAAAAGAACAGAGGAATCTCAACTCATTTTTCGCTGTGATGTTTGGTCTGAGCAACAGTGCTGTCCAGAGGCTTTACAAGACCTGGGAG AGAATACCGAGCAAAACTAAAAGAATCTACTGTGCTTATGAGCGACTGATG GATCCTTCACGGAACCACAGGGCCTATCGCCTGGCTGTGGCCAAACTCAGTGCTCCGTACATTCCCTTCATGCCTCTGCTGCTGAAAG acATGACATTCATCCATGAGGGCAACCCAAACTACGTTGACAAACTGgtgaattttgagaaaatg CGAATGCTTGCCAAGACAGTTAAAATTGTACGAGGTTGCAGAAGCCAACCTTATG TGCCTTCATCGCCACAGAGGGGCCTGGCTGATCGCATGTTTCTGGATGGGCCTGCTACTCGATTATCTACGT ATTCCGACCATGCCTTCCCTCTCCGCTCTCCCAGCAACATCCGACACTACATTCAAAACCTGAAGGTGATCGACAACCAGCGGAAGCTCACCCAGCTATCGAGAACAATCGAATGCTAG
- the rapgef3 gene encoding rap guanine nucleotide exchange factor 3 isoform X2, with product MHLFRTHNYQVFPHRYSVEKPAIRGISWTPLPEALDPKGTMKQFLSDRVVKAARSVYSVMIEKNPGLIRDRKHHLKTHRQCCSGKELVDWLMKQNECLQSRSQAVGMWQVLVDEGILVHVKQDPNFLDKDTQFYRFQDSEFGLNHVSNEKDLEDELHEALSLLSQLGPDALLTMILRKCPSQRSAEDIEVIYEELLHVKAAAHLSSSVRKELAAVLVFESHVKSGTVLFSQGDKGTSWYIIWKGSVNVITHGKGIVTTLHEGEDFGQLALLNDAPRAATIILREDNCHFLRVDKQDFIRILKDVEANTVRLEEHGKTVLVLEKSADGNGQGGAAANSRYTVMSGTPEKILEHLLDTLKLDSNGNDPIDPCVSDFLLTHKVFMPSSQLCLALQHHYQAELSKGSDQEKTAYILNTKQKVVKLIAQWVALYGLLLKEDPEVGDFLEKLKKEVAADYRLSSILKEQFRERRRTKVMENGYQSLSRNHQFDWFSSCEEPVGRLQPIKEQDKVLYEIYKADSKALSLMLPISSSVQEVMSAIVKSDGDHVLVKMNSSGERAQLKLDATAVYTALGLNERLFICTSSEVEQLRPLKDQQGPEQATTDLIEQMSSKDIATELTNYDWELFTAMHEVELVYYIFGRHKFPGATTANLERFVRHFNVVQHWVVTELCLCEDLVKRAILLKKFIKIASVLKEQRNLNSFFAVMFGLSNSAVQRLYKTWERIPSKTKRIYCAYERLMDPSRNHRAYRLAVAKLSAPYIPFMPLLLKDMTFIHEGNPNYVDKLVNFEKMRMLAKTVKIVRGCRSQPYVPSSPQRGLADRMFLDGPATRLSTYSDHAFPLRSPSNIRHYIQNLKVIDNQRKLTQLSRTIEC from the exons TTTCTTTCAGATCGTGTCGTAAAAGCTGCGAGGTCGGTGTACAGCGTTATGATCGAGAAGAACCCTGGCCTGATCCGAGACAGGAAGCATCACCTGAAAACACACAG GCAGTGCTGCTCAGGGAAGGAGTTGGTTGACTGGCTGATGAAACAGAATGAATGCCTGCAGTCAAGAAGTCAGGCTGTTGGAATGTGGCAGGTCTTGGTGGACGAGGGAATCCTCGTTCATG TGAAACAGGATCCGAACTTCCTTGACAAGGACACACAGTTCTACCGGTTCCAGGACTCGGAGTTTGGCCTGAACCATGTCTCCAACGAGAAGGACTTGGAGGACGAGCTGCATGAAGCTCTGTCCCTGCTGTCTCAGCTGGGCCCCGATGCGCTGCTCACCATGATTCTACGCAAATG tcCCAGTCAGAGGAGCGCCGAGGACATCGAGGTCATCTATGAGGAGCTGCTCCATGTGAAAGCCGCTGCTCATCTCTCGTCTTCA GTGCGGAAGGAGCTGGCCGCAGTGCTGGTGTTTGAATCCCACGTCAAGTCTGGAACAGTCT TGTTCAGTCAGGGGGATAAAGGAACCTCCTGGTACATCATCTGGAAAGGCTCGGTGAACGTGATCACACATGGAAAG GGCATCGTGACCACGCTGCATGAGGGCGAGGACTTTGGGCAGCTAGCTTTGCTGAACGATGCGCCGCGTGCCGCCACCATCATCCTGAGAGAGGACAACTGCCACTTCCTCCGTGTTGACAAACAGGATTTCATTCGAATCCTTAAG GATGTGGAGGCTAACACGGTGCGACTGGAGGAGCATGGGAAGACCGTCCTTGTGTTGGAGAAGAGCGCAGACGGCAATGGTCAGGGGGGAGCTGCAGCCAACAGCAG ATACACAGTTATGTCAGGAACACCTGAAAAAATCCTGGAACATCTACTGGACACACTGAAGCTGGATTCCAATGGAAATGATCCTATAG ATCCCTGCGTGAGCGACTTCCTGCTCACACATAAAGTCTTCATGCCGTCCAGCCAGCTGTGCTTAGCTTTGCAGCATCA TTACCAGGCAGAGTTGTCCAAAGGCTCAGATCAGGAGAAGACTGCTTACATCTTAAACACCAAACAGAAGGTAGTGAAGTTGATTGCCCAGTGGGTGGCGCTGTACGGCCTTCTGCTGAAAGAAGATCCAGAAGTTGGGGACTTTCTGGAG AAACTGAAAAAGGAGGTTGCAGCTGATTATCGTTTGTCCAGCATCCTGAAGGAACAGTTTagggaaagaagaagaacaaaagt GATGGAGAACGGCTATCAGTCGCTGAGCAGg AATCACCAGTTTGATTGGTTTTCAAGCTGTGAGGAGCCAGTTGGGAGGCTGCAGCCAATCAAAGAACAGGATAAAG TGTTATATGAGATTTACAAGGCAGACAGCAAAGCTCTCTCCTTGATGCTCCCCATAAGCTCATCTGttcaggaagtgatgtcagcaATAGTCAAATCAGACGGAGATCATGTTCTGGTCAAAATGAACTCCAGTGGAG AAAGAGCGCAATTAAAGCTGGATGCAACTGCAGTCTACACTGCTCTAGGCCTCAATGAGAGACTGTTCATCTGTACAAGCAGCGAAGTGGAACAACTG CGGCCACTGAAGGATCAGCAGGGCCCAGAACAGGCAACGACTGACCTCATTGAGCAGATGAGTTCCAAAGACATTGCCACAGAACTGACTAACTATGACTGGGAACTGTTTACTGCCATGCATGAG GTGGAGCTCGTCTACTACATATTTGGTCGCCATAAATTCCCAGGTGCCACCACAGCCAACCTGGAGCGGTTTGTGCGGCACTTTAATGTGGTCCAGCACTGGGTGGTGACTGAGCTGTGCCTCTGTGAGGACCTGGTGAAACGGGCCATTCTGCTCAAGAAGTTTATCAAAATCGCCTCAGT GTTAAAAGAACAGAGGAATCTCAACTCATTTTTCGCTGTGATGTTTGGTCTGAGCAACAGTGCTGTCCAGAGGCTTTACAAGACCTGGGAG AGAATACCGAGCAAAACTAAAAGAATCTACTGTGCTTATGAGCGACTGATG GATCCTTCACGGAACCACAGGGCCTATCGCCTGGCTGTGGCCAAACTCAGTGCTCCGTACATTCCCTTCATGCCTCTGCTGCTGAAAG acATGACATTCATCCATGAGGGCAACCCAAACTACGTTGACAAACTGgtgaattttgagaaaatg CGAATGCTTGCCAAGACAGTTAAAATTGTACGAGGTTGCAGAAGCCAACCTTATG TGCCTTCATCGCCACAGAGGGGCCTGGCTGATCGCATGTTTCTGGATGGGCCTGCTACTCGATTATCTACGT ATTCCGACCATGCCTTCCCTCTCCGCTCTCCCAGCAACATCCGACACTACATTCAAAACCTGAAGGTGATCGACAACCAGCGGAAGCTCACCCAGCTATCGAGAACAATCGAATGCTAG
- the rapgef3 gene encoding rap guanine nucleotide exchange factor 3 isoform X1 — protein sequence MHLFRTHNYQVFPHRYSVEKPAIRGISWTPLPEALDPKGTMKQFLSDRVVKAARSVYSVMIEKNPGLIRDRKHHLKTHRQCCSGKELVDWLMKQNECLQSRSQAVGMWQVLVDEGILVHVKQDPNFLDKDTQFYRFQDSEFGLNHVSNEKDLEDELHEALSLLSQLGPDALLTMILRKCPSQRSAEDIEVIYEELLHVKAAAHLSSSVRKELAAVLVFESHVKSGTVLFSQGDKGTSWYIIWKGSVNVITHGKGIVTTLHEGEDFGQLALLNDAPRAATIILREDNCHFLRVDKQDFIRILKDVEANTVRLEEHGKTVLVLEKSADGNGQGGAAANSRYTVMSGTPEKILEHLLDTLKLDSNGNDPIDPCVSDFLLTHKVFMPSSQLCLALQHHYQAELSKGSDQEKTAYILNTKQKVVKLIAQWVALYGLLLKEDPEVGDFLEQKLKKEVAADYRLSSILKEQFRERRRTKVMENGYQSLSRNHQFDWFSSCEEPVGRLQPIKEQDKVLYEIYKADSKALSLMLPISSSVQEVMSAIVKSDGDHVLVKMNSSGERAQLKLDATAVYTALGLNERLFICTSSEVEQLRPLKDQQGPEQATTDLIEQMSSKDIATELTNYDWELFTAMHEVELVYYIFGRHKFPGATTANLERFVRHFNVVQHWVVTELCLCEDLVKRAILLKKFIKIASVLKEQRNLNSFFAVMFGLSNSAVQRLYKTWERIPSKTKRIYCAYERLMDPSRNHRAYRLAVAKLSAPYIPFMPLLLKDMTFIHEGNPNYVDKLVNFEKMRMLAKTVKIVRGCRSQPYVPSSPQRGLADRMFLDGPATRLSTYSDHAFPLRSPSNIRHYIQNLKVIDNQRKLTQLSRTIEC from the exons TTTCTTTCAGATCGTGTCGTAAAAGCTGCGAGGTCGGTGTACAGCGTTATGATCGAGAAGAACCCTGGCCTGATCCGAGACAGGAAGCATCACCTGAAAACACACAG GCAGTGCTGCTCAGGGAAGGAGTTGGTTGACTGGCTGATGAAACAGAATGAATGCCTGCAGTCAAGAAGTCAGGCTGTTGGAATGTGGCAGGTCTTGGTGGACGAGGGAATCCTCGTTCATG TGAAACAGGATCCGAACTTCCTTGACAAGGACACACAGTTCTACCGGTTCCAGGACTCGGAGTTTGGCCTGAACCATGTCTCCAACGAGAAGGACTTGGAGGACGAGCTGCATGAAGCTCTGTCCCTGCTGTCTCAGCTGGGCCCCGATGCGCTGCTCACCATGATTCTACGCAAATG tcCCAGTCAGAGGAGCGCCGAGGACATCGAGGTCATCTATGAGGAGCTGCTCCATGTGAAAGCCGCTGCTCATCTCTCGTCTTCA GTGCGGAAGGAGCTGGCCGCAGTGCTGGTGTTTGAATCCCACGTCAAGTCTGGAACAGTCT TGTTCAGTCAGGGGGATAAAGGAACCTCCTGGTACATCATCTGGAAAGGCTCGGTGAACGTGATCACACATGGAAAG GGCATCGTGACCACGCTGCATGAGGGCGAGGACTTTGGGCAGCTAGCTTTGCTGAACGATGCGCCGCGTGCCGCCACCATCATCCTGAGAGAGGACAACTGCCACTTCCTCCGTGTTGACAAACAGGATTTCATTCGAATCCTTAAG GATGTGGAGGCTAACACGGTGCGACTGGAGGAGCATGGGAAGACCGTCCTTGTGTTGGAGAAGAGCGCAGACGGCAATGGTCAGGGGGGAGCTGCAGCCAACAGCAG ATACACAGTTATGTCAGGAACACCTGAAAAAATCCTGGAACATCTACTGGACACACTGAAGCTGGATTCCAATGGAAATGATCCTATAG ATCCCTGCGTGAGCGACTTCCTGCTCACACATAAAGTCTTCATGCCGTCCAGCCAGCTGTGCTTAGCTTTGCAGCATCA TTACCAGGCAGAGTTGTCCAAAGGCTCAGATCAGGAGAAGACTGCTTACATCTTAAACACCAAACAGAAGGTAGTGAAGTTGATTGCCCAGTGGGTGGCGCTGTACGGCCTTCTGCTGAAAGAAGATCCAGAAGTTGGGGACTTTCTGGAG CAGAAACTGAAAAAGGAGGTTGCAGCTGATTATCGTTTGTCCAGCATCCTGAAGGAACAGTTTagggaaagaagaagaacaaaagt GATGGAGAACGGCTATCAGTCGCTGAGCAGg AATCACCAGTTTGATTGGTTTTCAAGCTGTGAGGAGCCAGTTGGGAGGCTGCAGCCAATCAAAGAACAGGATAAAG TGTTATATGAGATTTACAAGGCAGACAGCAAAGCTCTCTCCTTGATGCTCCCCATAAGCTCATCTGttcaggaagtgatgtcagcaATAGTCAAATCAGACGGAGATCATGTTCTGGTCAAAATGAACTCCAGTGGAG AAAGAGCGCAATTAAAGCTGGATGCAACTGCAGTCTACACTGCTCTAGGCCTCAATGAGAGACTGTTCATCTGTACAAGCAGCGAAGTGGAACAACTG CGGCCACTGAAGGATCAGCAGGGCCCAGAACAGGCAACGACTGACCTCATTGAGCAGATGAGTTCCAAAGACATTGCCACAGAACTGACTAACTATGACTGGGAACTGTTTACTGCCATGCATGAG GTGGAGCTCGTCTACTACATATTTGGTCGCCATAAATTCCCAGGTGCCACCACAGCCAACCTGGAGCGGTTTGTGCGGCACTTTAATGTGGTCCAGCACTGGGTGGTGACTGAGCTGTGCCTCTGTGAGGACCTGGTGAAACGGGCCATTCTGCTCAAGAAGTTTATCAAAATCGCCTCAGT GTTAAAAGAACAGAGGAATCTCAACTCATTTTTCGCTGTGATGTTTGGTCTGAGCAACAGTGCTGTCCAGAGGCTTTACAAGACCTGGGAG AGAATACCGAGCAAAACTAAAAGAATCTACTGTGCTTATGAGCGACTGATG GATCCTTCACGGAACCACAGGGCCTATCGCCTGGCTGTGGCCAAACTCAGTGCTCCGTACATTCCCTTCATGCCTCTGCTGCTGAAAG acATGACATTCATCCATGAGGGCAACCCAAACTACGTTGACAAACTGgtgaattttgagaaaatg CGAATGCTTGCCAAGACAGTTAAAATTGTACGAGGTTGCAGAAGCCAACCTTATG TGCCTTCATCGCCACAGAGGGGCCTGGCTGATCGCATGTTTCTGGATGGGCCTGCTACTCGATTATCTACGT ATTCCGACCATGCCTTCCCTCTCCGCTCTCCCAGCAACATCCGACACTACATTCAAAACCTGAAGGTGATCGACAACCAGCGGAAGCTCACCCAGCTATCGAGAACAATCGAATGCTAG